One stretch of Cryptococcus neoformans var. neoformans B-3501A chromosome 5, whole genome shotgun sequence DNA includes these proteins:
- a CDS encoding hypothetical protein (Match to ESTs gb|CF193284.1|CF193284, gb|CF187296.1|CF187296; HMMPfam hit to Zn_clus, Fungal Zn(2)-Cys(6) binuclear cluster domain, score: 36.2, E(): 9.4e-08), with the protein MSVQPIAKPITPTPKKINSCDACRSRKVRCERLFQTEAPRPGPSVGQPSLPPCRQCADLGIECTTTWRPKRRGPPNEYLKKLMASDTDSQSHSVPVPVPMTTIPSLPDNASLSPVLHSPLNRYIPVSPLSARPTSHQPHSLEDIIERNVAMSIFALFFDYVHPLTPCLHRPTFLMEVQTMRDEKEPVFLALVLSVLASAMVQIPKPLLPTINNCPGREVADRCYHVSRLVSLNTYEPPTIEMVILRFLDSVYHIVSGRLGAHVLQLSNLPHVSVDAEMIDPISAEVRRRMFGLLFTSDKAAACLRNRPIFLPTEDCDTLMPKAVDDEYITRTEYRTFPVYETSTIAGFNIATRVFGIIGETLLLQRTVRRQSPLAPEDILARLRRVKAISEDLAEVLIDIPAALRLAETPAPLQLRTNIQDWGQDIFAQLDLYFAQPESSRSIAKESFLVLKGNIYVTHALARFVLIGCRDEIMGQTNSVGGVTRTATETIVTYLYDTLDRYETVIVDLLKALHSIPVQSLAVNGPSLVNKIRYVAVSLLDALDANNPVSPEGAYLLDFLAILSEIEQTL; encoded by the exons GTTGCGATGCCTGTCGCTCTAGGAAGGTCCGGTGTGAACGACTCTTTCAGACAGAGGCACCACGACCTGGACCGTCGGTAGGTCAGCCGTCTCTACCGCCATGTCGG CAATGCGCCGATTTGGGCATTGAATGTACTACCACCTGGCGACCTAAGAGG CGCGGACCCCCAAACGAATATTTAAA GAAGCTCATGGCTTCCGATACAGATAGTCAATCGCATTCGGTCCCCGTCCCCGTACCGATGACCACCATACCCTCTCTCCCCGACAACGCCTCTTTATCGCCAGTATTGCATTCTCCCTTAAACCGCTACATCCCAGTTTCCCCACTTTCAGCCCGGCCGACCAGCCACCAACCCCATTCGCTGGAAGATATCATTGAAAGAAATGTGGCGATGTCCATATTTgcgctcttcttcgactaT GTACATCCCTTGACGCCCTGCCTTCATCGACCCACATTTCTAATGGAGGTACAAACTATGAGAGACGAGAAAGAGCCGGTGTTCTTGGCTTTGGTGTTGAGCGTGTTAGCCTCTGCCATGGTCCAG ATACCCAAACCCTTGTTGCCCACTATCAACAATTGCCCGGGGAGAGAAGTGGCAGACCGCTGCTACCACGTTTCCCGGCTTGTCTCGCTGAACACCTACGAACCGCCGACAATTGAGATGGTCATCCTGAGATTCCTCGATTCGGTGTATCACATAGTATCAGGTCGACTAGGCGCTCACG TGCTTCAGCTCAGCAACCTACCCCATGTCAGTGTTGACGCTGAGATGATAGATCCAATAAGTGCCGAAGTCCGAAGAAGGATGTTTGGTTTGTTATTCACATCTGACAAGGCTGC AGCTTGCTTGAGAAATCGGCCAATATTCCTCCCAACGGAAGATTGCGACACGCTCATGCCGAAAGCAGT GGACGACGAGTATATCACTCGTACAGAATATCGTACTTTTCCGGTCTATGAGACTTCCACGATTGCAGGATTCAA TATCGCTACAAGGGTCTTTGG GATCATCGGAGAAACTCTTTTGCTACAACGTACTGTCCGGCGTCAGTCCCCTCTTGCGCCGGAGGACATACTAGCCAGACTCAGACGAGTCAAAGCCATTTCCGAGGATCTTGCAGAAGTCTTGATCGACATCCCTGCCGCTCTGAGGTTGGCAGAAACCCCAGCTCCCTTGCAGTTACG AACGAATATTCAGGATTGGGGTCAAGATATCTTTGCTCAATTGGATTTGTACTTTGCCCAACCTGAGTCGTCTCGATCAATCGCCAAAGAATCATTTTTGGTGCTCAAAGGGAATATATACGTCACACACGCTTTGGCAAGATTCGTGCTCAT CGGCTGTAGGGATGAGATTATGGGGCAAACAAACTCGGTAGGCGGCGTTACTCGGACTG CTACAGAGACGATCGTCACATATTTGTACGATACTCTGGATCGATATGAGACCGTCATTGTAGATCTGCTCAAGGCGTTACACAG TATACCAGTACAAAGT CTCGCAGTCAATGGACCGTCACTAGTCAACAAGATCCGATATGTCGCCGTATCCCTCTTGGACGCTTTGGATGCCAACAACCCAGTCAGCCCAGA